The following coding sequences lie in one Mesorhizobium sp. DCY119 genomic window:
- the gpt gene encoding xanthine phosphoribosyltransferase yields the protein MSLPEKAFPVAWDQFHRDARALAWRLAGVNGQWKAIVCITRGGLVPAAIISRELGIRMIETVCVASYHDYTSQGQLQVLKEITPSLLENDGEGVLIVDDLTDTGKTAAIVRAMMPKAHFATVYAKPKGRPLVDTFVTEVSQDTWIYFPWDMGFTYQKPISDDHAG from the coding sequence ATGTCTCTTCCCGAAAAAGCCTTTCCCGTTGCCTGGGACCAGTTCCATCGTGATGCCCGTGCGCTGGCCTGGCGGCTTGCCGGCGTCAACGGACAATGGAAGGCAATCGTCTGCATCACGCGCGGCGGGCTGGTTCCGGCCGCCATCATCTCGCGCGAACTCGGCATCCGCATGATCGAGACGGTCTGCGTCGCCTCCTACCACGACTACACCTCGCAAGGTCAGTTGCAGGTCCTGAAGGAAATCACCCCCTCCCTGCTCGAAAATGACGGCGAGGGCGTGCTCATCGTCGACGACCTCACCGACACCGGCAAGACGGCGGCGATCGTGCGGGCGATGATGCCGAAAGCCCACTTCGCCACTGTGTACGCCAAGCCCAAGGGCCGGCCATTGGTCGACACCTTCGTCACCGAGGTGTCGCAGGACACCTGGATCTACTTCCCTTGGGACATGGGCTTCACCTATCAGAAGCCGATTTCCGACGATCACGCCGGCTGA
- a CDS encoding NUDIX hydrolase — translation MLMNHVTRNHMVERIRRLFGAMPCRVQVAALPWRERAGRTEIMLITSRDTGRWVLPKGWPEGTEQLYESAAREAAEEAGLSGSMSHLELGRYYYAKRLSSGMERRCEVLVFPMHVDDVASKWPEKDERKREWFPVSKAARLVREQDLGELIRHFGESRHKTAA, via the coding sequence ATGCTTATGAACCACGTCACACGCAACCATATGGTTGAGCGGATCAGGCGCCTCTTCGGAGCGATGCCGTGCCGTGTGCAGGTTGCCGCATTGCCGTGGCGCGAGCGCGCCGGTCGTACCGAGATCATGCTGATCACCAGCCGCGACACCGGCCGCTGGGTTCTGCCCAAGGGCTGGCCGGAAGGCACTGAACAACTCTACGAGTCCGCTGCGCGCGAAGCAGCCGAGGAAGCCGGCCTTTCCGGCTCCATGTCCCATCTCGAACTCGGCCGCTACTACTACGCCAAGCGCCTGTCATCGGGCATGGAACGCCGCTGCGAAGTGCTCGTATTTCCGATGCATGTCGACGATGTCGCCTCCAAATGGCCCGAGAAAGACGAGCGCAAGCGCGAGTGGTTTCCCGTTTCCAAGGCTGCAAGGCTGGTGCGGGAGCAGGATCTTGGCGAGCTCATCAGGCACTTCGGCGAGAGCCGACACAAAACCGCTGCCTGA
- a CDS encoding inorganic phosphate transporter — MSDGARSKHTLDKDLGRLADIEEATGFVARGFLAPGLALLFLLLAASAAAIYVFGQPQAIVVVIAAAMAAYLAMNIGANDVANNVGPAVGAKAMTMVSALIIAAIFETAGALIAGDAVVATISSNIIQPEVVSDPAVLIRLMLAGLVSSALWINFATWIGAPVSTTHSIVGGVVGAGAAAAGLGAVDWLSMTTIATSWVVTPILGAAVAIVFQAFIKTAIIYQDDKIAAARRWVPLLIALMAGSFATYLVTKLFPGAGAGVTALVGIACFLLAWALSHRSVLAQSQGLENRNRSLRKLFRLPLIGSAALLSFAHGANDVANAVGPLAAIVDAARKSAVADVVNIPFWVMLIGALGISCGLLLYGPKLVRVVGGEITKLNPMRAFSVALAVAIIVIVASWFGLPVSSTHIAVGAVFGVGFFREWYIENSKHRRAYLERRRQLKKTGKAGSKNESAEDDEDDDDNPRKGPSNEEITRRRLVRRAHVRTIVMAWATTVPASALLAATIFALLGAVS; from the coding sequence ATGAGCGACGGCGCGCGCTCCAAACATACACTCGACAAGGATCTGGGCCGGCTTGCCGACATCGAGGAAGCAACCGGCTTTGTCGCACGCGGATTTCTAGCACCCGGTCTGGCGCTGCTATTCCTCCTGCTGGCGGCTTCCGCGGCAGCGATCTACGTCTTCGGTCAACCGCAGGCTATCGTCGTGGTGATCGCGGCGGCAATGGCGGCCTATCTGGCCATGAACATCGGCGCCAACGACGTCGCCAACAATGTCGGCCCTGCCGTCGGCGCCAAGGCCATGACCATGGTCAGCGCGCTGATCATCGCTGCCATCTTCGAAACGGCAGGCGCCCTGATTGCCGGCGACGCTGTTGTCGCCACGATTTCGTCCAACATCATCCAGCCCGAGGTCGTTTCCGATCCTGCGGTGCTGATCCGGCTTATGCTGGCCGGCCTCGTCTCTTCGGCGCTGTGGATCAACTTCGCCACCTGGATCGGCGCACCGGTGTCGACCACCCACTCTATCGTCGGCGGCGTGGTCGGAGCAGGCGCGGCAGCCGCCGGCCTCGGTGCCGTCGATTGGCTGTCGATGACCACCATAGCGACGAGCTGGGTCGTGACCCCTATCCTTGGCGCAGCCGTCGCGATCGTCTTCCAGGCCTTCATCAAAACCGCGATCATCTATCAGGACGACAAGATCGCCGCCGCTAGGCGCTGGGTTCCGCTGCTGATCGCCTTGATGGCCGGCTCTTTCGCCACCTATCTCGTGACGAAGCTCTTTCCCGGTGCAGGTGCAGGGGTAACGGCTTTGGTCGGCATCGCCTGCTTTCTGCTTGCCTGGGCGCTCTCCCACCGGTCCGTGCTGGCGCAATCGCAAGGCCTGGAGAACCGCAACCGCTCGCTAAGAAAACTTTTCCGGCTGCCCCTGATCGGCTCCGCAGCACTTCTGTCCTTCGCTCATGGCGCCAACGACGTCGCCAACGCGGTCGGGCCGCTGGCGGCGATCGTCGATGCAGCCAGAAAGAGCGCGGTGGCAGACGTCGTCAACATTCCCTTCTGGGTCATGCTCATCGGCGCGCTCGGCATTTCCTGCGGCCTGCTGCTCTACGGGCCCAAGCTGGTGCGGGTCGTCGGCGGCGAGATCACCAAGCTCAACCCGATGCGCGCCTTCTCGGTGGCGCTTGCCGTGGCGATCATCGTCATCGTCGCCTCGTGGTTCGGCCTGCCGGTATCCTCGACGCATATTGCCGTGGGCGCCGTCTTCGGCGTCGGCTTCTTCCGCGAATGGTACATCGAGAATTCAAAGCATCGCCGTGCCTATCTCGAGCGCCGCAGGCAATTGAAGAAGACCGGCAAGGCGGGATCGAAAAACGAATCGGCCGAGGATGACGAGGACGACGACGACAACCCGCGCAAGGGACCGTCGAACGAAGAGATCACCCGCCGCCGCCTGGTGCGCCGCGCCCATGTCAGGACCATCGTCATGGCGTGGGCAACCACCGTGCCGGCTTCGGCCCTGCTGGCAGCAACGATATTCGCCCTGCTCGGCGCCGTTTCCTGA